The following coding sequences are from one Halomonas sp. HAL1 window:
- the rpsR gene encoding 30S ribosomal protein S18, with translation MARFFRRRKFCRFTAEGIKQIDYKDLDTLKAYITETGKIVPSRITGTKARYQRQLATAIKRSRYLALLPYSDSHQ, from the coding sequence ATGGCACGTTTTTTCCGTCGCCGTAAGTTTTGCCGCTTCACCGCTGAAGGCATCAAGCAGATCGATTACAAAGATCTGGACACGCTGAAGGCTTACATCACCGAAACCGGCAAGATCGTTCCAAGCCGTATTACCGGCACCAAAGCACGCTATCAGCGTCAGTTGGCGACTGCTATCAAGCGCTCGCGTTATCTGGCACTGCTGCCCTACTCCGATAGCCACCAGTAA
- the rpsF gene encoding 30S ribosomal protein S6, with protein sequence MRHYEIVFMVHPDQSEQVPAMVERYTSIVTENSGTVHRLEDWGRRHLAYPINKIHKAHYVLMNVECNGETLDEIENIFRYNDAIIRSLVVRCKEAVTEASPMMKPAEEKRPRREEKPRAEEEETA encoded by the coding sequence ATGCGTCATTACGAAATCGTGTTTATGGTCCACCCGGATCAAAGCGAGCAGGTGCCGGCGATGGTTGAGCGCTACACCAGCATCGTTACTGAAAACAGCGGCACTGTGCACCGTCTAGAAGATTGGGGTCGTCGTCACTTGGCTTACCCGATCAACAAGATCCACAAAGCCCACTACGTGCTGATGAATGTCGAATGTAACGGCGAAACTCTCGATGAAATCGAGAATATCTTCCGTTACAACGACGCCATTATCCGCAGCCTGGTTGTTCGCTGCAAAGAAGCTGTTACTGAAGCTTCCCCGATGATGAAGCCGGCAGAAGAAAAACGTCCGCGTCGCGAAGAAAAACCGCGCGCTGAAGAAGAAGAAACTGCCTGA
- the rlmB gene encoding 23S rRNA (guanosine(2251)-2'-O)-methyltransferase RlmB, with product MKSASSRRGPKTPDGLDQVYGVHALQSLLDRGEAPRELWVQQGAGSRLKELVAHAQSHGARVKEQPRDLLDQLTQGAAHQGVVAFCPPLTPEGEESLWLKLRAWPSNTPPLLLILDGVTDVHNFGACLRSADAAGAHGVIVAKDKAAPLNATVRKVACGAAEVVPVYQVTNLARTLAKLKDAGVWITGTAGEAEASIFDIDMTGPTALVMGAEGKGMRRLTREACDNLAKLPMAGEVSSLNVSVATGICLFEAVRQRQLAS from the coding sequence ATGAAGTCAGCGTCTTCACGGCGGGGTCCCAAGACCCCTGATGGGCTAGATCAGGTTTATGGCGTTCATGCACTGCAAAGCCTGCTAGATAGAGGTGAGGCACCCCGTGAATTGTGGGTGCAGCAGGGGGCGGGGAGCCGCTTGAAAGAGTTGGTCGCCCACGCTCAGTCGCATGGCGCTCGTGTGAAAGAGCAACCCCGCGATTTGCTTGATCAGCTAACTCAGGGGGCTGCCCACCAAGGGGTAGTCGCGTTTTGTCCGCCGCTAACTCCCGAGGGCGAAGAGTCGCTCTGGCTTAAGCTGCGTGCTTGGCCCTCGAATACACCGCCACTGTTGCTGATTTTGGATGGCGTGACGGATGTGCATAACTTCGGTGCCTGCCTGCGCAGCGCGGATGCCGCCGGTGCGCACGGGGTGATCGTGGCGAAGGACAAGGCCGCACCGCTCAATGCCACCGTGCGCAAAGTTGCCTGTGGTGCCGCCGAGGTGGTGCCGGTTTATCAAGTGACGAATTTGGCGCGTACGCTTGCCAAGCTAAAAGATGCCGGTGTCTGGATAACCGGTACGGCAGGTGAGGCTGAGGCTAGCATCTTTGATATTGATATGACGGGGCCTACTGCCCTGGTAATGGGAGCAGAAGGCAAGGGCATGCGGCGGTTAACGCGCGAAGCGTGCGATAACCTTGCCAAGCTGCCCATGGCCGGAGAGGTTTCTAGCCTCAATGTGTCAGTAGCTACCGGTATCTGCTTGTTTGAAGCTGTCCGACAGCGCCAGCTTGCAAGTTAA